One Kribbella sp. NBC_00662 genomic region harbors:
- a CDS encoding FAD-binding oxidoreductase yields MELIGADHPQYEVLRRPALPQYRAIRPTSIARCADPSDVAEALAYARAHALPVALRGGGHCFAGRSSTSGLLLDLSALDSVSVADGQAAIGAGARLADVYRGLHEHGLTIPAGCGPTVGIAGLTLGGGLGLLGRRYGLTCDRLVGATVVLADGRIVECSEGQEPDLFWALRGAGGGQFGVVTSLVFAAVPSPAATRFTLTYPRDRAADVIAAWQSWAPDAPDHLTASLAVTADEVRAFGAAVGAADFGELASLDAAVELRDGLSWPELKRSFSDEDVQDDRVVYSKSEFFGSPLPRDTIAQLLAAGCELSFTPMGGAYNRVPADATAFIHRGERFLLEHASPDRTAVRRSWSIAHPHASGRLYPNFPDPDLTDPTAYHGGNYERLLAIKQAYDPDHIFGGLT; encoded by the coding sequence ATGGAGCTGATCGGCGCTGACCACCCGCAATACGAGGTACTCCGCCGTCCTGCGCTCCCGCAGTACCGCGCCATCCGCCCCACCTCCATCGCGCGCTGCGCTGATCCTTCCGATGTGGCGGAGGCCCTCGCCTACGCCCGCGCCCACGCGCTCCCAGTCGCCCTCCGAGGCGGCGGCCACTGCTTCGCGGGCCGCTCGTCGACCAGCGGGCTCCTCCTGGACCTTTCCGCGCTCGACTCGGTGTCAGTTGCAGATGGACAGGCAGCGATCGGAGCTGGGGCTCGGCTGGCGGACGTGTATCGCGGGCTGCACGAGCACGGACTGACGATTCCGGCCGGTTGTGGGCCGACGGTTGGGATTGCCGGGTTGACGTTGGGTGGCGGGCTCGGGCTGCTCGGGCGGCGGTACGGGCTGACCTGCGATCGGCTCGTCGGCGCGACGGTTGTGCTCGCGGACGGTCGCATCGTGGAGTGCTCTGAGGGGCAGGAGCCGGATCTGTTCTGGGCGCTGCGCGGAGCCGGAGGTGGTCAGTTCGGCGTCGTCACGTCGCTCGTGTTCGCCGCCGTACCGTCGCCCGCCGCGACGCGTTTCACCCTCACCTATCCACGGGATCGAGCCGCCGACGTCATCGCCGCTTGGCAGTCCTGGGCGCCGGACGCGCCCGATCACCTCACGGCCAGCCTCGCCGTGACGGCCGACGAAGTACGGGCGTTCGGTGCCGCGGTCGGCGCCGCCGACTTCGGCGAACTCGCGTCCCTCGATGCGGCGGTCGAGCTGCGCGACGGGCTCAGTTGGCCTGAGCTCAAGCGCAGCTTCTCCGACGAGGACGTCCAGGACGATCGCGTCGTCTACAGCAAGTCGGAGTTCTTCGGCTCTCCGCTCCCCCGCGACACCATCGCTCAACTCCTGGCCGCGGGCTGCGAGCTGAGCTTCACTCCGATGGGCGGCGCCTACAACCGGGTCCCCGCCGACGCCACGGCCTTCATCCATCGCGGCGAACGCTTCCTCCTCGAACACGCGAGCCCCGACCGAACCGCCGTACGGCGGTCGTGGTCCATCGCCCACCCGCACGCCTCCGGCCGTCTCTACCCCAACTTCCCCGACCCGGACCTCACTGATCCCACCGCTTACCACGGCGGCAACTATGAGCGCCTGCTCGCCATCAAGCAGGCATACGATCCAGACCACATCTTCGGAGGCCTCACATGA
- a CDS encoding helix-turn-helix domain-containing protein, whose amino-acid sequence MDQSYDESHPLPQLSGLVRTVWIQRTGSVAYVQRDLPTGGVELHCPVGGVPRLIGPLTRAQLQVIPARTTIVGVRFMPGAGGALLGVPADELVDCVVDLWGPAAVAIGSIVASAAPEAALLEVQRYLAGRQLRPDPVVAEMVRRLMPWERTGIATLADDLALSESQLRRRCLTAVGVSPKALQRTLRFQGYLALAQAGFGGGLADLAAETGYADHAHLTRECVRLTGVTPRELLGDKADRCDCGHDHSASYRPFLAGWYDRFLQAQARVPAVASAHGADRR is encoded by the coding sequence ATGGACCAGTCGTACGACGAGAGCCACCCGCTGCCGCAGCTGTCGGGGCTCGTTCGTACGGTCTGGATCCAGCGGACGGGATCGGTCGCGTATGTGCAGCGCGACCTGCCGACCGGCGGCGTCGAGCTGCACTGCCCGGTCGGCGGCGTACCGCGGTTGATCGGGCCGCTGACCCGCGCGCAGCTGCAGGTGATCCCGGCGCGGACGACGATCGTCGGAGTGCGGTTCATGCCGGGTGCGGGTGGCGCGCTGCTCGGCGTACCGGCTGATGAGCTGGTGGATTGCGTGGTCGATCTGTGGGGGCCTGCGGCGGTGGCGATCGGGTCGATCGTGGCCTCGGCGGCTCCCGAGGCGGCGTTGCTCGAGGTGCAGCGGTATCTGGCTGGTCGGCAGCTGCGTCCGGATCCGGTGGTGGCGGAGATGGTACGGCGGTTGATGCCGTGGGAGCGGACCGGGATCGCGACGCTGGCCGACGATCTGGCGCTGTCGGAGAGCCAGCTGCGGCGGCGGTGTCTGACGGCTGTCGGGGTGAGTCCGAAGGCGTTGCAGCGGACGTTGCGATTCCAGGGGTACTTGGCGTTGGCGCAGGCCGGGTTCGGCGGTGGGCTGGCCGATCTCGCGGCGGAGACGGGGTACGCCGATCATGCGCATCTGACCCGGGAGTGCGTACGGCTGACCGGGGTGACTCCGCGCGAACTGCTCGGCGACAAGGCCGATCGCTGCGACTGCGGTCACGACCACTCGGCGTCGTACCGCCCGTTCCTGGCCGGCTGGTACGACCGTTTTCTTCAAGCCCAGGCCCGGGTGCCGGCCGTAGCGTCAGCCCATGGAGCTGATCGGCGCTGA
- a CDS encoding GNAT family N-acetyltransferase, with product MQTYGRDVLEIADELTTAYVEVFTSPPFEHRDPEQTRIAFRKRLDGDAERDGFQAWIERTDDGRIAGFVTGWTTPAPFRTDRSYGSVLDRLGAEQVEELLIGAFEVDELGVLEHARGTGLARRLLETATRERSRAWLLAWNQNHDAIAFYRHLGWQEPAVRGPEHDILVFVNAS from the coding sequence GTGCAGACGTATGGGCGGGACGTGCTGGAGATCGCGGACGAACTGACGACGGCGTACGTCGAGGTGTTCACCTCACCGCCGTTCGAGCACCGGGACCCGGAGCAGACCAGGATCGCGTTCCGGAAGCGGCTCGACGGCGACGCCGAGCGGGACGGCTTCCAGGCGTGGATCGAGCGTACCGACGACGGGCGGATCGCCGGGTTCGTGACCGGCTGGACCACGCCCGCGCCGTTCCGGACCGACCGGTCGTACGGCAGCGTCCTCGACCGGCTCGGCGCCGAACAGGTCGAGGAGCTGCTGATCGGCGCGTTCGAGGTCGACGAGCTCGGCGTACTCGAGCATGCCCGCGGCACCGGCCTCGCCCGCCGCCTGCTCGAAACCGCCACTCGTGAGCGTTCCCGCGCCTGGCTGCTCGCGTGGAACCAGAACCACGACGCGATCGCCTTCTACCGCCACCTCGGCTGGCAGGAGCCCGCGGTCCGCGGCCCGGAGCACGACATTCTCGTGTTCGTCAACGCGTCATAG
- a CDS encoding dihydrofolate reductase family protein: MTMSVDGYVVGPDDSVEEPMGRGGFRLFNWLDDRDSDGPSGHVYAEAVATGAVIAGRRTFEHAGRWGGDHHDGVPIFVLTHHVDENDVPPGSSRFVTDVKSCAAQARAAAGDRNILVHGAGAAQSLLAAGELDELELHVVPVLLGQGRRLFDNLPATQIELEQVRQLPSCDVTHLHYKVLR; this comes from the coding sequence ATGACAATGTCCGTCGACGGGTACGTCGTCGGTCCGGACGACAGCGTGGAAGAGCCGATGGGACGCGGTGGGTTCCGGCTGTTCAACTGGCTGGACGACCGCGACTCCGACGGACCGAGCGGCCACGTGTACGCCGAAGCAGTCGCCACCGGCGCCGTCATCGCCGGCCGCCGCACCTTCGAACACGCCGGCCGCTGGGGCGGCGACCACCACGACGGCGTACCGATCTTCGTCCTCACCCACCACGTCGACGAGAACGACGTCCCGCCCGGCAGCTCGCGCTTCGTCACCGACGTGAAGTCCTGCGCCGCCCAGGCCCGCGCCGCCGCCGGCGACCGCAACATCCTGGTCCACGGCGCCGGCGCCGCCCAGTCCCTCCTCGCAGCCGGCGAACTCGACGAACTCGAACTCCACGTCGTCCCGGTCCTCCTCGGCCAGGGCCGCCGCCTCTTCGACAACCTCCCCGCCACCCAGATCGAACTGGAACAAGTCCGCCAACTCCCCTCCTGCGACGTCACCCACCTCCACTACAAGGTGCTGCGATAG
- a CDS encoding maleylpyruvate isomerase family mycothiol-dependent enzyme has protein sequence MARVDEWIDEGTAKCRAALVDLDAPSALPGWKRRHVAAHLSLNAEALGNLVHWARTGEERPMYPSPEARNADIESGALRPEDELRSWYDESAAGLADAMSALSADQWQSTVRTAQGAPIPATRIPWMRSREVLIHAVDLSTGLTFADLPADFLEALCEDIRTTRPDVPPAEGPLPELAAYLAGRPYTNVTTSGHPATPLPPWL, from the coding sequence ATGGCTCGGGTTGATGAGTGGATCGACGAGGGTACGGCGAAGTGCCGCGCGGCACTGGTTGACCTGGACGCGCCGTCGGCGCTGCCAGGCTGGAAACGACGTCATGTGGCGGCGCACCTGTCGCTGAATGCCGAGGCCCTGGGCAACCTCGTGCACTGGGCCCGCACCGGCGAGGAGCGCCCGATGTACCCGTCCCCCGAGGCCCGCAACGCCGACATCGAGTCCGGCGCTCTCCGCCCCGAGGACGAGCTCCGCTCCTGGTACGACGAGTCCGCCGCCGGACTGGCCGACGCCATGTCAGCCCTCTCAGCAGATCAATGGCAGTCCACAGTCCGCACCGCCCAAGGCGCCCCGATCCCCGCCACCCGAATCCCTTGGATGCGCTCCCGCGAGGTCCTCATCCACGCCGTAGACCTGTCCACCGGCCTCACCTTCGCCGATCTCCCCGCCGACTTCCTAGAAGCCCTCTGCGAAGACATCCGCACCACCCGCCCCGACGTACCACCCGCCGAAGGCCCCCTCCCCGAACTAGCCGCCTACCTAGCCGGCCGCCCCTACACAAACGTCACCACCTCAGGTCACCCCGCCACCCCCCTCCCACCCTGGCTCTGA
- a CDS encoding DegT/DnrJ/EryC1/StrS family aminotransferase, whose protein sequence is MENSQLARDGGTPVRTEPLPSVMNAGGRRFGDDEVKAVERVLRSGMLSATWGTEVPALEMEFAALLGAGHAVTCSSGTAALHLAVAAVNPEPGDEIITTPISDMGTVFPIMMQNAVPVFADVDPITGNLTPESVAAAITPRTKAVIVVHLFGKPARVRELRELCDQHGILLIEDCAQAYLAPVGDTFVGRIGHIGCFSLQQTKHISAGDGGLTVTDDAQKARRMRLFADKGWPRDTDERTYLFLALNYRMTELVASVTRAQLNRLRGVIEDRRTAALRATAGIAGLAGITPPPDGHDHVYWQYPLIISEAAGDMREWAAALTAEGIPANGGYLTSPLYAAPAVRERITYGDSGFPLQDVSYPVGLCPNAEDLINNRLLVLPWNENYTESDVDDIVTAIRKVHQALAQEA, encoded by the coding sequence ATGGAGAACAGTCAGCTCGCCCGGGACGGCGGTACGCCGGTGCGCACCGAGCCGCTGCCGTCGGTGATGAACGCCGGCGGCCGGCGCTTCGGTGACGACGAGGTCAAGGCGGTCGAGCGGGTGCTCCGCAGCGGCATGCTGTCAGCCACCTGGGGTACCGAGGTGCCTGCGCTTGAAATGGAGTTCGCCGCGCTCCTCGGCGCCGGCCACGCGGTCACCTGCAGCTCCGGTACGGCGGCCCTGCACCTGGCCGTCGCTGCGGTGAACCCGGAGCCCGGCGACGAGATCATCACCACGCCGATCAGCGACATGGGCACCGTGTTCCCGATCATGATGCAGAACGCCGTACCGGTGTTCGCGGACGTCGACCCGATCACCGGGAACCTCACGCCCGAGTCGGTCGCGGCCGCGATCACGCCGCGGACCAAGGCCGTGATCGTGGTGCATCTGTTCGGCAAACCCGCGCGGGTGCGGGAGCTGCGGGAGCTGTGCGATCAGCACGGAATCCTGCTGATCGAGGACTGTGCGCAGGCGTACCTCGCGCCGGTCGGCGACACGTTCGTCGGCCGGATCGGGCACATCGGCTGCTTCAGCCTCCAGCAGACCAAGCACATCAGCGCCGGCGACGGCGGCCTCACGGTCACCGACGACGCCCAGAAGGCCCGGCGGATGCGGCTGTTCGCCGACAAGGGCTGGCCGCGTGACACCGACGAGCGGACGTACCTGTTTCTCGCGCTGAACTACCGCATGACCGAACTCGTCGCCTCGGTCACGAGAGCCCAGCTCAACCGGCTCCGCGGCGTGATCGAGGACCGTCGTACGGCGGCACTCCGGGCGACGGCCGGGATCGCCGGCCTGGCCGGCATCACACCGCCACCCGACGGGCACGACCACGTCTACTGGCAGTACCCGCTGATCATCTCCGAAGCGGCCGGCGACATGCGCGAGTGGGCCGCGGCGCTCACCGCCGAGGGTATTCCGGCGAACGGCGGGTACCTGACCAGCCCGCTGTACGCCGCGCCGGCCGTCCGCGAGCGGATCACGTACGGCGACTCCGGGTTCCCACTTCAGGATGTGTCGTATCCGGTCGGCCTGTGTCCGAACGCCGAGGACCTGATCAACAACCGCCTCCTCGTCCTGCCCTGGAACGAGAACTACACCGAATCCGATGTCGACGACATAGTCACCGCAATCCGCAAGGTGCACCAAGCCCTGGCCCAGGAGGCCTGA
- a CDS encoding potassium transporter Kup produces MTIQQDDATGRTPNVHDTVKLAVIVGALGVVFGDIGTSPIYTIQTVFNPEDPHPVPVSDANVFGVVSLIFWSVMIIVTVTYILLALRADNDGEGGLMALITILRGWARRHRERKGAVVLAGLGLFGASLFFGDSMITPAISVLSAVEGLKLVEPSLGEYVVPITAVIIIVLFMVQRRGTEAVGRVFGPIMIVWFAAIGACGISGIAGHPEILKALSPTYAISFLAGHFHIAFFALAAIVLSVTGAEALYADMGHFGRKAITRGWLFLVLPACVLSYLGQGALILKDESNISGPFFLLIPDWGRLPLVLLATAATVIASQAVITGAYSVASQAAKLGYLPRLRVAHTSATTAGQIYVPWINWLLLVSVLTLVFAFRSSAALAYAFGMAVTGTITITTTLFFYVARYRWNISWWLIGAGATLLLAVDLLFVGANLTKLIHGAWLPLLIAITAFTIMTTWQRGRQVVTAERERAEGSLQEFINQLGSGDMPVRTVPGTAIFLNRGGVTTPLALRANVEHNQVRHEHVVIVAIETAEVPRVPEDQRVMVNDLGYGDDGITHVTIKFGYMESSDVPSALALLDPAATEGPIDLEHASYFLSKIELRRGNAPTMAGWRKQLFLATSHITADAAEYFGLPRDRTVIIGSHIEL; encoded by the coding sequence GTGACGATTCAGCAGGACGACGCCACGGGCCGTACGCCGAATGTCCACGACACCGTCAAGCTCGCGGTGATCGTCGGGGCACTCGGCGTGGTGTTCGGTGATATCGGGACCAGCCCGATCTACACGATCCAGACCGTGTTCAACCCCGAGGACCCGCACCCGGTGCCGGTCAGCGACGCGAACGTGTTCGGTGTCGTCTCGCTGATCTTCTGGTCGGTGATGATCATCGTCACCGTCACCTACATCCTGCTCGCGCTGCGCGCCGACAACGACGGCGAGGGCGGCCTGATGGCGCTGATCACGATTCTGCGCGGATGGGCCCGCCGGCACCGGGAGCGCAAGGGCGCGGTCGTGCTGGCCGGACTCGGCCTGTTCGGAGCTTCGCTGTTCTTCGGCGACAGCATGATCACACCGGCGATCTCGGTACTGTCCGCGGTCGAAGGACTGAAACTCGTCGAGCCGTCACTGGGCGAGTACGTCGTACCGATCACCGCGGTGATCATCATCGTGCTGTTCATGGTCCAGCGACGCGGCACCGAAGCGGTCGGCCGGGTGTTCGGGCCGATCATGATCGTCTGGTTCGCGGCGATCGGCGCGTGCGGGATCAGTGGTATCGCCGGGCACCCGGAGATCCTGAAGGCGCTGTCCCCGACGTACGCGATCAGCTTCCTGGCCGGGCACTTCCACATCGCGTTCTTCGCGCTGGCCGCGATCGTGCTGTCGGTCACCGGCGCCGAGGCGCTGTACGCCGACATGGGCCACTTCGGCCGGAAGGCGATCACCCGGGGCTGGCTGTTCCTCGTCCTGCCCGCGTGCGTGCTGAGCTACCTGGGCCAGGGCGCGCTGATCCTCAAGGACGAGTCGAACATCAGCGGGCCGTTCTTCCTGCTGATCCCGGACTGGGGCCGGCTCCCGCTCGTACTCCTCGCGACCGCGGCGACCGTGATCGCGTCGCAGGCGGTCATCACCGGCGCGTACTCCGTCGCGTCGCAGGCCGCGAAGCTCGGCTACCTGCCGCGCCTGCGAGTCGCGCACACGTCGGCGACCACCGCGGGTCAGATCTACGTGCCGTGGATCAACTGGCTGCTGCTGGTCTCGGTGCTGACGCTGGTGTTCGCGTTCCGCAGTTCGGCGGCGCTGGCGTACGCGTTCGGCATGGCGGTGACCGGCACGATCACGATCACCACCACGCTGTTCTTCTACGTCGCCCGCTACCGCTGGAACATCTCGTGGTGGCTGATCGGCGCCGGCGCGACGTTGCTGCTGGCCGTCGACCTGCTGTTCGTCGGGGCCAACCTGACCAAGCTCATCCACGGCGCCTGGTTGCCGCTGCTGATCGCGATCACGGCGTTCACGATCATGACGACCTGGCAACGCGGCCGCCAGGTCGTCACGGCCGAGCGGGAGCGGGCGGAGGGTTCACTGCAGGAGTTCATCAACCAGCTCGGCTCCGGCGACATGCCGGTCCGCACGGTGCCCGGTACGGCGATCTTCCTGAACCGCGGCGGCGTCACCACCCCGCTCGCGCTGCGGGCGAACGTCGAGCACAACCAGGTGCGCCACGAGCACGTGGTGATCGTGGCGATCGAGACCGCGGAGGTCCCGCGCGTCCCCGAGGACCAGCGGGTGATGGTCAACGATCTCGGGTACGGCGACGACGGGATCACCCACGTCACGATCAAGTTCGGCTACATGGAGTCGTCCGACGTCCCGAGCGCGCTGGCCCTGCTGGACCCGGCCGCGACCGAGGGCCCGATCGATCTCGAGCACGCGTCGTACTTCCTCTCGAAGATCGAGCTCCGCCGCGGCAACGCACCGACGATGGCGGGCTGGCGCAAACAGCTGTTCCTCGCCACGTCCCACATCACCGCGGACGCCGCGGAGTACTTCGGCCTCCCACGCGACCGGACCGTCATCATCGGATCGCATATCGAGTTGTAA
- a CDS encoding helix-turn-helix domain-containing protein translates to MVTSIGVVGPSDLVTSTSRILKGLRGVEIVPLRYRRETDTPKVMANAPGSVDAWLFTGVVPYQLAAAQGLLDRPAAHVEYTGATLMRALVQLLSEGRDVTSLSIDVLDEAEVRETFDEVGLPTSGVRVLPYRPGLSLEEILAFHHEARATVAITCLRSAYEKLRTEQTTLRLAPSVHSVRSAVNSLLLVHDALRSDDAQIALGLVEISPDAESALRREAGSLGGSVIRYDDKRWLVIATRGPLEQATASFTELGMLTRLKEQFGPVRIGFGIGGSGTETEALARRALGRARTAGRTAAVVSLRNDIDLVLVGGAAPRAQQRSKLQLLAQRAGLSKATLERLQELVHATPEDGLTTRSVADYLGIQPRTARRVLNRLERAGLADATGTQLGTGSGRPLVVYRVHL, encoded by the coding sequence ATGGTGACGTCGATCGGGGTGGTGGGACCGTCGGACCTGGTCACCTCCACCAGCCGGATCCTGAAAGGACTGCGTGGGGTCGAGATCGTCCCGCTGCGGTACCGGCGGGAGACCGATACGCCGAAGGTGATGGCCAACGCGCCGGGCAGTGTCGACGCGTGGCTGTTCACCGGCGTCGTCCCGTACCAGCTGGCCGCCGCGCAGGGCCTGCTCGACCGGCCCGCGGCACACGTCGAATACACCGGCGCCACGCTGATGCGCGCCTTGGTGCAGCTGCTCAGCGAGGGACGCGACGTCACCTCGCTCAGCATCGACGTACTGGACGAGGCCGAGGTGCGGGAGACGTTCGACGAGGTCGGCCTGCCGACGAGCGGCGTGCGCGTGCTGCCGTACCGCCCCGGGCTGAGCCTCGAGGAGATCCTCGCGTTCCACCACGAGGCCCGCGCCACGGTCGCGATCACCTGTCTGCGCTCGGCGTACGAGAAGCTCCGGACCGAGCAGACCACGCTGCGGCTCGCACCGTCGGTGCACTCGGTGCGCAGCGCGGTGAACAGTCTGCTGCTCGTCCACGACGCTTTGCGCAGTGACGATGCGCAGATCGCCCTCGGCCTGGTCGAGATCTCCCCCGACGCCGAGAGCGCCCTCCGCCGCGAGGCCGGCTCGCTCGGCGGCAGCGTCATCCGGTACGACGACAAGCGGTGGCTCGTGATCGCGACCCGCGGACCGCTCGAGCAGGCGACCGCCTCGTTCACCGAGCTCGGCATGCTGACCCGACTGAAGGAACAATTCGGACCGGTCCGGATCGGCTTCGGCATCGGCGGCTCCGGCACCGAGACCGAGGCGTTGGCCCGCCGCGCACTCGGTCGAGCCAGGACGGCAGGCCGTACGGCGGCAGTCGTCTCGCTGCGCAACGACATCGATCTCGTGCTCGTCGGCGGCGCGGCCCCGCGGGCCCAGCAGCGGTCGAAGCTGCAACTGCTCGCGCAACGCGCCGGACTGTCGAAGGCGACCCTCGAGCGCCTGCAGGAGCTCGTCCACGCCACCCCCGAGGACGGTCTGACCACCCGATCGGTCGCCGACTACCTCGGCATCCAGCCGCGTACCGCGCGCCGCGTCCTGAACCGCCTCGAGCGGGCCGGCCTGGCCGATGCGACCGGCACCCAACTCGGCACCGGCAGCGGCCGCCCGCTGGTTGTGTACCGCGTTCATCTCTGA
- a CDS encoding PQQ-binding-like beta-propeller repeat protein: MTESPTVTNLGPASAVTSTSVAEQVGDRIWTITSGVSPVQVGAFDPVSRTVDRKFSLPTGAGAWAMTHLGTDLYVGLYTPGDLYRIDTTTGAATKVTQFGSFIWSIAATPDGKIVAGTYPDGAVHEYDPATGATRSYGAAVAGEQYVRSIAADATTIYAGVGTKAHLIAIDRATGDRRDVLPAKYADRTFVATLALDGTKLAASLSPTGTMLVYDTADLSNPVEVQTPGGDQYITAITLDGADVYLGTRPSGTLYRYRDDTLTRLGSPYDGAYFNRIFVDGSTIRAELTSQVVDFDETTGEFTGTDLGQAGLPPAPEQAMAIAATPTSVLVSGKAGIQVHDLATGASTRTFLPGEAKTLTPIGRDVYLGVYTLARLWQMKPDGSDLHELGQIGNEQTRPTDAAYDARSRTWLISTEPDYGKYDGTLVEQHLATGQREVHRGVEPQQSVRSVTTADGIAYLGGATRNSLGTDPILPEATVVAYDLHRNKVLWTTAPLPKAQSYSDAVVYRGRLYATTDDGRFAVLDPRTGKLTGAATIGTGQSRLTIARSGLYGTDNKRVFKITPALTVTTVVDNLGAEIYSYPLITTSHNGDALYTIKGRDLVRIGGLR, from the coding sequence GTGACCGAAAGCCCGACGGTCACCAACCTCGGTCCGGCATCGGCCGTGACCTCGACCAGCGTCGCCGAGCAGGTCGGCGACCGGATCTGGACCATCACCTCCGGCGTCTCCCCCGTCCAGGTCGGCGCCTTCGACCCGGTCAGCAGGACCGTCGACCGCAAGTTCTCGCTGCCCACCGGCGCCGGTGCCTGGGCGATGACCCACCTCGGCACTGACCTGTACGTCGGCCTGTACACCCCCGGCGACCTCTACCGGATCGACACAACCACCGGTGCCGCGACCAAGGTCACGCAGTTCGGCTCGTTCATCTGGTCGATCGCCGCAACGCCCGACGGCAAGATCGTCGCGGGCACCTACCCCGACGGCGCCGTCCACGAGTACGACCCGGCCACCGGCGCCACCAGATCGTACGGCGCTGCCGTCGCCGGCGAGCAGTACGTCCGCAGCATCGCCGCCGACGCGACCACGATCTACGCCGGTGTCGGCACCAAGGCGCACCTGATCGCCATCGACCGCGCCACCGGCGACCGCCGCGACGTACTCCCGGCCAAGTACGCCGACCGCACGTTCGTCGCCACCCTCGCGCTCGACGGCACGAAGCTCGCCGCGAGCCTCTCCCCCACCGGCACGATGCTCGTCTACGACACCGCCGACCTGAGCAACCCGGTCGAGGTCCAGACTCCCGGCGGCGACCAGTACATCACCGCGATCACGCTCGACGGCGCCGACGTCTACCTCGGCACCAGACCGTCCGGCACGCTCTACCGCTACCGCGACGACACGCTGACCCGCCTCGGTTCGCCGTACGACGGGGCGTACTTCAACCGGATCTTCGTCGACGGCTCGACGATCCGCGCCGAACTGACCAGCCAGGTCGTCGACTTCGACGAGACGACCGGGGAGTTCACCGGCACCGATCTCGGCCAGGCCGGTCTGCCGCCCGCGCCCGAGCAGGCGATGGCGATCGCCGCGACCCCGACCTCCGTCCTGGTCAGCGGGAAGGCCGGCATCCAGGTCCACGACCTCGCCACCGGCGCCAGCACGCGCACGTTCCTCCCCGGCGAGGCGAAGACCCTGACCCCGATCGGCCGGGACGTCTACCTCGGCGTCTACACGCTGGCCCGCCTCTGGCAGATGAAGCCGGACGGCTCCGACCTGCACGAGCTCGGCCAGATCGGCAACGAGCAGACCCGCCCGACCGACGCCGCGTACGACGCCCGCTCGCGCACCTGGCTCATCTCCACCGAACCCGACTACGGCAAGTACGACGGCACGCTGGTCGAGCAGCACCTCGCCACCGGTCAACGCGAGGTCCACCGCGGCGTCGAGCCGCAGCAGTCCGTCCGCTCGGTCACCACAGCCGACGGCATCGCCTACCTCGGCGGCGCGACCCGGAACAGCCTCGGCACCGACCCGATCTTGCCCGAGGCAACCGTCGTCGCCTACGACCTGCACCGCAACAAGGTGCTCTGGACAACCGCTCCGTTGCCCAAGGCACAGAGCTACAGCGATGCCGTCGTCTACCGCGGCCGCCTCTACGCGACCACCGACGACGGCCGGTTCGCCGTCCTCGATCCCCGCACCGGCAAGCTCACCGGCGCCGCGACGATCGGCACCGGCCAGAGCCGCCTCACGATCGCCCGCTCCGGTCTGTACGGCACCGACAACAAACGCGTCTTCAAGATCACGCCCGCCCTGACGGTCACCACCGTCGTCGACAATCTCGGCGCCGAGATCTACAGCTACCCACTGATCACGACCTCTCACAACGGCGACGCCCTCTACACGATCAAGGGCCGCGACCTGGTCCGGATCGGTGGACTCCGATGA
- a CDS encoding amidohydrolase family protein, which translates to MLIDVHAHWGPWFFSMDTASIDVNIDLIDRFGIDLQLVSAIEAIVYDAPLGNRSLAELLPVDERLRGMIVVDPRRLDEARTDLDVLLAGDGRTRWVGAKIHSEYSRTPISSPAMQAAIELTTEYGLPTLVHTWGDTVVDLADVAARVPEARVLAGHMGANGWPRVPEAADRSDRIWFEPCWSAPEANRIRWILDRIGPSRLMFGTDATLIDPSVALGALEAADLTPEEHAAITHRNATELFAL; encoded by the coding sequence ATGCTGATCGACGTACACGCCCACTGGGGTCCGTGGTTCTTCTCGATGGACACCGCGAGCATCGACGTCAACATCGACCTGATCGACCGCTTCGGCATCGACCTCCAGCTGGTCTCGGCGATCGAGGCCATCGTGTACGACGCCCCGCTGGGCAACCGGTCGCTGGCCGAACTGCTTCCCGTCGACGAGCGGCTGCGCGGGATGATCGTCGTCGACCCGCGCCGCCTCGACGAGGCCCGGACCGACCTCGACGTACTGCTCGCCGGGGACGGGCGGACGCGGTGGGTCGGCGCGAAGATCCACAGCGAGTACAGCCGGACGCCGATCAGCTCGCCCGCGATGCAGGCGGCGATCGAGCTCACCACGGAGTACGGCCTGCCCACGCTCGTGCACACCTGGGGCGACACGGTCGTCGATCTCGCCGACGTCGCGGCCCGGGTGCCCGAGGCGCGGGTGCTGGCCGGTCACATGGGCGCGAACGGCTGGCCGCGGGTGCCCGAAGCGGCCGATCGGTCCGACCGGATCTGGTTCGAGCCGTGCTGGTCCGCGCCGGAGGCGAACCGGATCCGCTGGATCCTCGACCGGATCGGGCCGAGCCGCCTGATGTTCGGCACCGACGCCACGTTGATCGACCCGTCGGTCGCGCTGGGCGCCCTGGAAGCCGCCGACCTCACGCCGGAGGAGCACGCCGCGATCACCCACCGGAACGCGACGGAACTCTTCGCGCTATGA